Proteins found in one Desulfuromonadales bacterium genomic segment:
- a CDS encoding L-threonylcarbamoyladenylate synthase gives MLVSINPQNPQPRLINQVVEVLKQGGVVGYPTDTTYGIGCDIFNKKGVKKIYQIKQRDPRKPFSFICADLSDVANYAQVSNFAFKIMRRHLPGPYTFVLEATRVVPDLLTTRQKTVGIRIPDNPIALAIVRELGHPLVTTSANVSGEETYQDPQEIQESMGHMLDLVVDGGMLLGEPSTVISLVDDRIEVLRQGSGDTSWIHQL, from the coding sequence GTGCTTGTGTCCATCAATCCGCAGAATCCGCAGCCCCGCCTGATTAACCAGGTCGTAGAGGTGCTCAAGCAGGGGGGGGTGGTCGGCTACCCGACCGACACCACCTATGGCATCGGTTGCGACATCTTCAACAAGAAGGGGGTCAAGAAGATCTACCAGATCAAGCAGCGCGACCCCCGCAAGCCGTTCTCCTTCATCTGCGCCGACCTCTCCGACGTGGCAAACTACGCCCAGGTCAGCAACTTCGCCTTCAAGATCATGCGGCGGCACCTCCCCGGTCCCTACACCTTCGTGCTGGAGGCGACCCGGGTCGTTCCCGACCTGCTCACCACCCGACAGAAGACCGTCGGCATCCGTATCCCCGACAACCCCATCGCCCTCGCCATCGTCCGCGAGCTCGGGCATCCCCTGGTGACGACCAGCGCCAACGTCTCCGGGGAGGAGACCTACCAGGATCCCCAGGAGATACAGGAGTCCATGGGACACATGCTCGATCTGGTGGTGGACGGAGGCATGCTGCTGGGCGAACCGTCGACCGTCATCAGCCTGGTCGACGACCGGATCGAAGTTCTGCGGCAGGGCAGCGGCGACACGTCCTGGATTCATCAGCTCTAG
- a CDS encoding aminopeptidase, translating into MRDPRIEELARILTGYSTAVQPGNIVLISASGIESLPLVTAVHAEALRAGARHVEVELDLPDLRRQFFDLAGAEQLAYFPEHRLNFMRQVDVSIGIGAPDNVMTLARADQQKIVGHQKLLHPIQEERVKNTRWVVTRFPTYGAAQDARMSLAEYEEFFYAACNVDWAAESRKQDRLKQLLDRANEVRISASDTNLRFSLAGMQAVKCDGRYNIPDGEVFTAPVRDSVEGFITFNAPTLYGGREFNQIRLEFERGRIVRATAPREEEALNRILDTDEGARYIGEFAIGVNPRILAPMRNILFDEKIFGSIHLTPGACYDECDNGNQSAVHWDMVKLLAGDGTIALDGEPIQVDGRFVHPDLLELNPS; encoded by the coding sequence ATGCGAGACCCACGCATTGAAGAACTGGCGCGTATCCTGACCGGGTATTCCACCGCTGTGCAGCCGGGGAACATCGTGCTGATCAGTGCCTCCGGGATCGAGAGCCTGCCGCTGGTTACCGCCGTGCATGCCGAGGCGTTGCGGGCCGGTGCCCGGCACGTCGAGGTCGAGCTCGACCTGCCCGATCTGCGCCGCCAGTTTTTTGATCTGGCCGGCGCCGAGCAGCTCGCCTATTTCCCCGAGCATCGCCTGAATTTCATGCGGCAGGTGGACGTCTCCATCGGCATCGGCGCCCCTGACAACGTCATGACCCTGGCCCGCGCCGACCAGCAGAAGATCGTCGGCCACCAAAAGCTGCTGCACCCCATTCAGGAGGAGCGGGTCAAGAACACCCGCTGGGTGGTGACCCGTTTCCCCACCTACGGCGCCGCCCAGGACGCACGGATGAGCCTGGCCGAATACGAGGAGTTCTTCTACGCCGCCTGCAATGTCGACTGGGCTGCGGAGTCTCGCAAGCAGGACCGGCTCAAGCAGCTGCTCGACCGGGCGAACGAAGTACGCATCAGCGCCTCCGATACCAACCTGCGCTTTTCCCTGGCCGGCATGCAGGCGGTTAAATGCGACGGTCGCTACAATATTCCGGACGGCGAGGTCTTTACCGCGCCGGTTCGCGACAGCGTCGAGGGGTTCATCACGTTCAACGCCCCGACCCTTTATGGCGGGCGCGAATTCAACCAGATCCGCCTCGAATTCGAGCGCGGTCGGATCGTCCGCGCCACGGCGCCGCGCGAAGAAGAGGCGCTCAACCGCATCCTCGACACCGACGAAGGCGCCCGCTACATCGGCGAGTTCGCCATCGGCGTCAACCCGCGGATTCTCGCCCCGATGCGCAACATTCTCTTCGACGAGAAGATTTTCGGCTCCATCCACCTGACCCCCGGCGCTTGCTACGACGAGTGCGACAATGGCAATCAGAGTGCAGTCCACTGGGATATGGTAAAATTGCTCGCAGGGGACGGGACGATCGCTCTCGACGGCGAGCCGATCCAGGTCGACGGGCGCTTTGTCCACCCCGACCTGCTGGAGTTGAACCCGTCCTGA
- the dut gene encoding dUTP diphosphatase, whose amino-acid sequence MQPIDVRVMRLRTDAILPRYMTELAAGMDLCAALDAPLHLAPGARCLVPTGIALAIPAGFEGQVRPRSGLALKNGVTLLNTPGTIDADYRGEIGVIVINHGQREVVIDHGDRIAQLVIAPVRRATLNLVECLEATGRNAGGFGHTGVNHRS is encoded by the coding sequence ATGCAGCCGATCGACGTGCGTGTCATGCGTCTGCGGACCGATGCGATTCTCCCCCGGTACATGACCGAACTGGCCGCCGGTATGGACCTCTGCGCCGCCCTTGATGCGCCTCTCCATCTTGCCCCCGGCGCCCGCTGCCTGGTGCCGACCGGCATCGCCCTGGCGATTCCCGCCGGCTTCGAGGGGCAAGTCCGCCCCCGTTCCGGCCTCGCCCTGAAGAACGGGGTGACGCTCCTCAATACCCCGGGCACCATCGATGCCGACTATCGAGGGGAGATCGGGGTGATCGTCATCAATCACGGCCAGCGCGAGGTGGTCATCGATCATGGGGACCGGATCGCCCAACTGGTCATCGCTCCGGTCCGGCGGGCGACGCTGAACCTCGTCGAGTGCCTCGAGGCGACCGGGCGCAACGCCGGCGGTTTCGGCCACACCGGCGTCAACCACCGGAGCTGA
- a CDS encoding DUF493 domain-containing protein: protein MDRHPHPEELLEFPCDYLFKAFGPNDPDGVFQEAVRAAVDAVTPVSLDAVKLSRSAGGTYLCVTVMVRLHTFQQLEAIYAALRRVEGLKYLL, encoded by the coding sequence ATGGACCGGCATCCGCATCCTGAAGAGTTGCTCGAGTTTCCCTGCGACTACTTGTTCAAGGCCTTTGGACCCAACGACCCAGACGGCGTTTTTCAGGAGGCGGTCCGGGCAGCGGTCGACGCGGTGACGCCGGTCTCCCTGGATGCTGTAAAGTTGAGCCGGAGCGCCGGCGGAACCTATCTCTGCGTCACCGTTATGGTGCGCCTGCATACTTTTCAGCAGCTGGAAGCGATCTACGCTGCCCTGCGCCGGGTCGAAGGGCTCAAATACCTGCTCTGA